The region AGGAACTTTAGGGGATACCTTCTTGGAGTAAAATCGTCGGCTAGTGCGGCCTGGGTGAGTTGCAGCAGCCCCGTTGTATGGAGGCTGAGTGTCATATATTATGAACTTCGTGCCAAGGAAATTTGACCTGGAATTGGGGTATGAGATGCATCAGTTCTTGAACATTTGAAGTCATAACCAATTAAAAACCTAGAAAGTCTATTGAAGAGTTCTTGTGATCACTTGCCTCAATTTTCCAATGTAAGAGTTGCTTGATCTTGATATATTGTCAGCATCCATAGATATTATGTACTCTGTACATGTTGTGCGGCGATTCCTTTTGGCTGATAAGAGGAACTTCCCGTTCTCGGCCAGAACCGCTATAGTGTCCATAAATAACTAAGATAAGTTTAATTGCAAAATATGATAGCTAAACTACAAAGCAGGTATTCAACGGAACATTTCTTTCatgatagatttttttaacGTTAGCGCCATAAAGATTTTCCAATGTGAGTTCATGTTAAATGAATTGAAACAGCGCACAAAGCGACTGAATTAAAAGCAGCTATGACAATCAAGCTGAAAGAAGAAACCTTTACCTGGGCTTAGGCAAAGGAAGAGATGATAAGTATGTTTTGCTTTGTCCCTCTTAATGAAACACTGAATGGTTCCTTCTCGAGGTCCAGACTGTGAGCACAAAGAAACACAGTATCAAAATCCAATCCAGATCAAATGACAATTATAGTATCATCCATAAAGTTCTAAATTTTAAGAAGAAATCAATACGTTTAGAGGATCACCTGCTTTAAAGATACCGGGAAAGTAAGCTTCCCACAAAATTCTGGGCTTTTGACAATCTCTTTGCAAGTTTCCCTCCATGTTCGACAAACAGCAGCACAAGCAACCACATTCTTTCGAGAAGGCCATGTGCACTCACTTGCCTCTAACCTTTTTATTACATCTCGTAGCAATTCAGGCGGAAGGCTAGCCCAGCAACCATTCTCAATCACCAATGACGGTTCATGGATCTCATGTACTGAAATTCGAGACTTCCCTCGATGATGATCGGAGCTTCTCCAAGATAAACTCCCAATACTATCTCTGACATCTCGAACAATACTTCTAAAAGACATctacacaaacaaaaacacaagcCCAAACAAACTAGAATCCCCACAAAGAAGCAGAAAACAACAGTCTGCTTATGCTGCAACAACCAGCATCACCAACAACACCTAATCAATCATAAGCAGCAGAACGCGACAAATTAGAGAAAACAATGCTTTGCAGGATAATACACAAGTAGCAATGTATTATAATCAATcgaataccaaataaataacaagtagAAAGCAACATCTTTACCTACAAGAAAGAATTAATTATCTCCTTCCAAGAACTAAAATTACTTTATATAAAGGTCCAATTCACCAAATAAATGCTCCAAGTGGctgcaaaacaaaaaacaaaaacagaagtTGAGTCTGCAAAGGAAAAGCAAacatttgattatatattgaaGAGAAGGGAAGAATAATCAGCAAAAGTTAGATATTAATGAAGTCACAATCAAAGTTGCAAATTGCtcatagatttttaaaaaagcaCGGCTAGAGTCATAGTCAAATCATGGGAAATAGCGTAGCAATAGCACAGAAATAACCATAAACATTTAAATGACCTCCAtatgaaagtaaaaaaatctccatttggcattaaaaaaaaaaaaaatccatcagaAAACTGAAAAGCATGGGCGGCTACATACCATGAAATCATAAAATGCtcaaaaattcaaatctttCTGGAATATTTGAGagattaaaagatttttttaggctaaaatgactaaaaaaaatcaaacaggaataaatcaaataaatcaaagaaacaacattgagggaatttggagATCTAAACGTAGCTATTCCAAAAACGGAAGTGCCCATGAATTGTAGAGACTAAACAAAAGTTCCGATTTTTACCTCACAAAACCACTtcagaaacaaaaattaaaagaggaACAAAACCTATCGATCCAAACCTCTTGACGCCATAAACACATAGAATTTCCCATAAATactcaaaataaagcaaagaaacagCAATACACTACCTCAACCTTCACAACAGAAATGGAAACAGAAAGATATGACAAAGATCACCAAAACAAACCActaaaaaccattttttttgcgcaaaaatcacaagaaaagaATCGCACCTGATGATTTCCTTCGATCCAGTGGCCAGAGGTCCCTTCCTTCACGCTCGCTCTCGCTCAAAGCTCTGACCTTTTTCTTCCCTTCTAAGCCTAAATGGAACTCAAAACTCCATTAAATCCACTTCACTTGAAGCCCAAGAGAACCCTTTTTTTGCATTATACCCCCTCAGATTCTTTAATATCACAATGAACACTgaactctttatatatattttaataattattaatttatttaaaaaattacatacttAATTAGTATTACAGATTGGTTTGCACTCAAAAGAGAAGGTTTGGAAGAGTCAAAATGGGATTACTCCCATTGAAATTACCATTTTAGCCTCTATTATTAAGGTtttaaattgatgaagaaattttttaatatctcaaaaatattatataatttatattattttttaataaaataaaaaaaataaataagtagaaTTTTCAAACTCATTCAGAGAACCATTCTTCCGTAagtattttaacaaaaatatttatttaaataaatatgaacgATTGAACTATGAGTAAATTTCCGCTTCTGTACTTTTGAAttgggagaaaaataaaatattattgtattgtaaggattatgaattaaaaaatttaaaaaaaattttatatttatatttttttatattaattaggaATCTACATCTATAAAATCATATGTTTAAATTATAGAGACCATATGAAAGGGACTACTTAGTGGAAGCCAGtaacttttcaattttatataatatataaataaataaataatttatttctttcattttcagAAGAAGAGGTTCATTGTATCTTATAAATTTATGAAcaacttgtttttttatacatataaataaaattaaaaaaatttaaaacagagGATAAAAATTGGCTGTCGgttttttatacaattttttacatttaaatgGTAAAGTTTAATGCTTTTGATTGCacttgtattttttaatcaataaatacttaattaataaatataaaccatTCATctctaataattatatatatatttagagctAAGTATTAATTAGGTGAGTGATGTAATGATAATGTTTCATACCATCATATAGCAtgagtaatataaataaataaatcaactaatagttttttaattaaattaatgagaGACAACATCAACCACTCCAAAcctaaacaaaatatatttaattcaatCATATTAATCAGAAATCTTGGAAGGCCAATGTCTTCATCACCATTCACTTTCCTTATTAATACTTGTGTACAAATGAAACCAACCATGTTTCTTTCACTCTCACtttccaatttaatttttttttttatcttattaatcAATTCTGTTTGTTTTCATACAAACTGAAAGTTCAATAAGAACTCATATACATTCAAAAATTCATTGCAATTAATAAAAACTCGGTAATTAATCGACGACATTTCTGAATAAACTTAACTCCTGCTGAGTCCTTTCTAACACAAACATGTTGCCTTTATCATCTCTTCCAATCCTCATTGAATCATCTACATAGCTTAATTTAATCAAGGATCAAACACAAAACACTCCATGTTAATTTGTTACCAAAATCTGAAAAAAGAtcggaaaaagaaaaaaaaaagatttcaaGGATACGAAATTTCGAGCCAGCCTTCGGGATTAAAAATTTCGAGAAGGAGATCATAGTTCTTCACAAACAGATTCATCAACTGCGATAATGTTCGATATTAGAGTTAATCAAAACATGTTCAGTAAAATGAAAGAGTAGTATATAATACTTGAACAGGAGTGATGCTTGACTTGTCTAATTTGATGTTAACTCTCTGTTGAAAAAACACATTGATTAGGTggtaataaatacataattgaCAAGAATGATTAATGATTAGTACTCACAGTTTTGGATGCAATTTGGAAGGATGCTTCAACAGTTAGTTGTCCTGAGAGCATTTTGAAACCTCTTGCACTGAACTTGATTACATTAATGGCTTTTCCCTTTCATTGAAAGTTTAATTAAGGGTTAGaatttgttgttatatatatatatatataaaggaccAGTAATTTAGGGATGCCCTAAGTTGTCATCGGATGATAATATGACGACTTTGATCATCATAAACAATACCGTAAACGTGGTTTATAGTATTGCACAATAttataaacagtaaaaaaataaataaacaaccatTGGATAATGATACACCGATTTTTTAAATCAAGCATCCCTAGAGCACAATAATCTTTTActgcatatttatatatatatgtacatggaAATCGATGactatatttaaatattcaattttgtTGTGTCTCTTGTGTTGTTAATAACACGACTTTCGGTTCAGCCATCACAAAAGGATTAAAATGAACATATTCTAGTAATGTAAAGATCGGCGTCAATATAATTATGTAAGTATGAGACAAGAATGAACATATGTGTGCAATTTAAGgatcaaaatgaatatatatttttataaatcattgaCCAAAGTGATATTTTATCAGGCTCAACTTACTGAAGACAATGAGACTCAAATTTAACAATCTTATCAGATATTCAAACAATTGATAAATAATAAcagcaataaatatatatgaatggcAATCATGCTCCAACAAGAATGACATAATAAATATCACAAAGAATGACTAATAAGATATGAATTTTTGGAGTGAAAAGTGAAAAATCACTCACATTAGTGACGTCAATTATCTGGTAAAAATCTCCAAGAGAAATGAAATCACGCAGTCCAAGTTTGGTTCTCTTTGACCCAAGAATTGTGATTGTGGTGTAAATAAGTTTCCACCATCCATCCACCTTATCATTTCCACAAAAAACAAGTGcaaataataaaatccaaaattcaatataaaaataaaaaaataagaaaaataataaaaaaaaaatgcagcaAAAAGAGAAAACCTTATCCTGAAGTTGATCAGTAGGATGAGGTGTGGGATTCATAGACTCCAACAGTTTGACAAGCTCTTCAATCTCTGATTTCTTTGCAGATTGAACACCAAAGATACCTCTATTGGTACCTTAATCACAAACTCAAGTCAATTAGTAATTCCAAGAACAAGAGAAACAATGAAGAAGATTACCTTGCAATGCTTGGTAAAGAGATGCTTTGGTTTCATCAATGGCTTCTGattttgctgctgctgctgctgctgctgttgctctaatggatgatgatgatgatgatgatgatgattttttgttAGCATTGGTTCTGATTCTGAGTTTCTTTGGTGAGTCTTGAAGCTTTTGGGGAGTAATGAGAGGTTTGAGGAACAAAGCTGACATTTTTAGTGAAAGCAAGCATGGGGGAAACAGTGGGTGGGGagttttaaaataagaaatttaggAAACAAGAAGGGACGATACATTGATTGGGAGTGAAGACGTGGAAAGGACGTAGAAGTTAAGAAGTAccttattgttaaaattatttgggaaaatgaattataaatttaCTAACGTTTCAAATGATCATTCTCTGATATTTAAATTTAccaagcaaattttttttttctttctttctcacagttgatatttaaaatatataatttttatttaatattacttATTTTCGTTTaaccacataatttttttttaatatataatatatttttatttaatatttagtatttttatttaaatagttgaaaaacaactatttttttaactatttaaatacatttttGTTAACGTTAATTATTTTCTGATAGAAAGACATAAAAAtacaatgttaaaattttttttttaaaaatatctaaatttaaTAAGACAAtctgtaaataaataaaagttttaaggtatttttaaaaattatttttatttctatttgatgAAAACATTTTATATGGATAGGATAATattttgggcgaaaagagaaccTATGGCCACTGATTTTTGCtttcaaaattaacataaaGCTATTAAATTAAAGATTAGATCAATCACATAAAGACATGGTGCTACTTCACAATGGTGACATATAAAACTATTAAATCATATTGCCTACACAGTGATGAAAACATAGATCAAGTTGCTGAAAATTCAAGTTAAATTTGCATCAGTTCATTCTCTACTACTTGATTTGCATATGCATTGATCAAGCTTTGCTGCAGCAATGACTTCAAGAGAATCTTTCTGCATATGAGTTATCCTGATTTGTACAAAGGGATAAGATTTTCATCACAAACATTTGATCTTAACATGAATAGCTCAACTGGCAGATCATCAAGTTTGAAGGTGTGCTTTGTCCGCGTAAAATTTTCAAACCTCGGCAGCGGATTGGATTCTATTGAAGTATCACCtggaaagggaaaaataaattgGTAAAAGATCATGCCGGCAAAAGAtacatacaactcaataaagagagaaaaaaccATGGGCAGCTAATCAAACTAACTGCATTGAATTAAAGTACTAATAAGTTAGAGAACCCTCTGGAATATGTTAATGAGAAAAATCCTAATAATAGCCACCATCCAAACTTGGGAAGTTCAtgcaaaatgaagaaaaatctaCTCTAGCAAGGAATGATGGTTTAAAGTCGGAAAAATCCTATTAATAGCCGCCATCAGAACTTGGGAAGTGCatggaaaatgatgaaaaaatctACCCTAGCAAGGGATGATGGTTTAAAGTTGAAAGTGAACAGAATTTTGAAACCTTCCTATCAATAGCATATGTGGTGAAGTGAAACAGTGCATTTGTCATATTTGGTCTTCTGAATGTCAATATGCCCTATGTTAGTGATGATCCTTCATTCCTCTCAGCCAAACATCATGGTTTAGGTTGCAAAGTGCTGCTTGCAGGAATTATTTGCATTACGCATTCAGCTTTTCAAAAGTGGTAAGTGGTAACCAAAGCAAAAAATGACAATGTCTCATTCTTGCCATCAAATGTAAAAAGACCTGCTCCCATTCACATAGATTTTAGGGCCAAAGGTATCAACCCCAACATTGTCTTTGAATCAATAAAACCAGCCAAAGACCAATATTCAttcaataatatgaaaaaagatGATCAAATT is a window of Dioscorea cayenensis subsp. rotundata cultivar TDr96_F1 chromosome 5, TDr96_F1_v2_PseudoChromosome.rev07_lg8_w22 25.fasta, whole genome shotgun sequence DNA encoding:
- the LOC120260800 gene encoding tubby-like F-box protein 8 yields the protein MSFRSIVRDVRDSIGSLSWRSSDHHRGKSRISVHEIHEPSLVIENGCWASLPPELLRDVIKRLEASECTWPSRKNVVACAAVCRTWRETCKEIVKSPEFCGKLTFPVSLKQSGPREGTIQCFIKRDKAKHTYHLFLCLSPAVLAENGKFLLSAKRNRRTTCTEYIISMDADNISRSSNSYIGKLRSNFLGTKFIIYDTQPPYNGAAATHPGRTSRRFYSKKVSPKVPSGSFNIAQVTYELNVLGTRGPRRMHCVMYSIPTSSLDVGGIVPGQPEQLLPPSLEDSFRSMSFSKSSIFDRSMDFNSARFSEIAGASGADGEEEAKMKPLVLRNKAPRWHEQLQCWCLNFRGRVTIASVKNFQLIAATQPTAGAPTPAQPAPTEHDKIILQFGKVAKDMFTMDYRYPLNAFQAFAICLSSFDTKLACE
- the LOC120260802 gene encoding LOW QUALITY PROTEIN: fibrillin protein 5 homolog (The sequence of the model RefSeq protein was modified relative to this genomic sequence to represent the inferred CDS: inserted 1 base in 1 codon), which translates into the protein MLTKNHHHHHHHHPLEQQQQQQQQQNQKXIDETKASLYQALQGTNRGIFGVQSAKKSEIEELVKLLESMNPTPHPTDQLQDKVDGWWKLIYTTITILGSKRTKLGLRDFISLGDFYQIIDVTNGKAINVIKFSARGFKMLSGQLTVEASFQIASKTRVNIKLDKSSITPVQLMNLFVKNYDLLLEIFNPEGWLEISYVDDSMRIGRDDKGNMFVLERTQQELSLFRNVVD